The Mercurialis annua linkage group LG2, ddMerAnnu1.2, whole genome shotgun sequence genome contains a region encoding:
- the LOC126668128 gene encoding uncharacterized protein LOC126668128, with the protein MESFHEFTWRKAGIHEAILNSTYNIQKNSDLILGVAERWCPETKSFIFTWGEATITLEDLLISGYSVLGCPVSNPLETEEFMETKEKLIQARRELVRTPAKKASQHQWLNKFIDSGGELEHEAFLSLWLSRFVLPVSHDVISECVFSVAIHLARGTRIALAPAVLASIYRDLTLLRKKIAALSVISSNEDTEELEVAVTIWSPFQLVQVWIWERFMKLQPKPNLMSNGEPRLALWNNLISSKFDNLRLVLDSSKESFAWRPYTKPVKNWEFPKFYREEEMWVSMNSCLDEELESFIRCLRVSELVGMGVDCIEQYLPHRVARQLGFDQDIPDFVARSE; encoded by the coding sequence ATGGAATCTTTTCATGAATTCACCTGGAGAAAAGCTGGTATTCATGAAGCAATCTTAAATTCCACTTACAATATCCAGAAAAACAGTGACTTGATTCTTGGAGTTGCAGAGAGATGGTGTCCCGAAACAAAATCATTCATTTTCACTTGGGGTGAGGCAACAATTACTCTAGAAGATTTGTTGATCTCAGGCTATTCTGTTCTGGGTTGTCCTGTTTCAAACCCTCTTGAAACTGAGGAATTTATGGAAACTAAAGAGAAACTGATTCAAGCAAGACGGGAGTTAGTGAGGACTCCTGCTAAGAAGGCTAGCCAGCATCAATGGCTGAACAAGTTCATAGATAGTGGTGGAGAATTGGAACATGAAGCTTTTCTTTCATTATGGTTGTCAAGGTTTGTTTTGCCTGTTTCTCATGATGTTATCTCTGAATGCGTTTTTTCAGTTGCTATTCATTTAGCTAGAGGTACTAGGATTGCTTTAGCACCGGCTGTTCTTGCAAgtatttatagagatttaacCTTGTTGAGAAAAAAGATTGCTGCTTTGTCTGTTATTTCCAGTAATGAAGATACTGAAGAACTTGAAGTAGCTGTGACTATTTGGTCTCCATTTCAGTTAGTTCAAGTTTGGATTTGGGAGAGATTCATGAAACTCCAACCCAAGCCTAATTTGATGAGTAATGGTGAGCCAAGGTTGGCTCTGTGGAATAATTTGATATCCAGCAAATTTGACAACCTTAGGCTGGTTTTGGACTCATCTAAAGAGAGCTTTGCTTGGCGGCCGTATACTAAACCTGTGAAAAACTGGGAGTTCCCCAAGTTTTATAGGGAGGAGGAAATGTGGGTGTCGATGAATTCGTGTTTGGATGAAGAGCTAGAGTCGTTTATTCGGTGTTTGAGAGTTTCCGAGTTAGTTGGAATGGGAGTTGATTGTATAGAACAATACCTGCCACATAGAGTGGCAAGACAGTTAGGATTCGACCAAGATATTCCAGATTTTGTTGCTAGATCTGAGTAA
- the LOC126670653 gene encoding uncharacterized protein LOC126670653 — MELLFQSPTKNDRVMMKMGCLVIMMMVLVSSVKAWTGEIHGRVVCDVCGDSSIGPEDHVLEGAEVAVLCITKGGEVLNYQAFTNAKGIYTVAETMPESDRWDACLSRPISSFHEHCTQLGNGSTGVKFSYNRPSGFSHTVKPFVYRPASLPTYCI, encoded by the exons ATGGAGTTACTGTTCCAGTCACCGACAAAGAATGATCGGGTGATGATGAAGATGGGTTGTTTAGTAATAATGATGATGGTGCTGGTGTCGAGTGTGAAAGCTTGGACTGGTGAAATTCATGGGAGAGTTGTTTGTGATGTGTGTGGTGATTCATCAATCGGCCCTGAAGATCATGTCTTAGAAG GTGCTGAAGTAGCTGTTCTTTGCATAACAAAAGGTGGGGAAGTTCTAAATtaccaagcatttacaaatgcCAAAGGAATTTATACCGTGGCAGAGACGATGCCTGAAAGTGACCGTTGGGATGCATGCTTGTCGAGACCTATCAGCAGTTTCCATGAGCACTGCACCCAATTGGGTAATGGAAGCACCGGAGTGAAGTTCAGTTATAATCGTCCGTCAGGTTTTTCTCACACCGTCAAACCATTTGTCTACCGCCCTGCAAGTCTACCTACTTACTGCATCTAA